Within the Cydia pomonella isolate Wapato2018A chromosome 3, ilCydPomo1, whole genome shotgun sequence genome, the region AATATACTTGCGAGTAAACGCGTAAGTAGGCGTAAGCAACATCAActatactagtggctctgtgaatGACTAGACAGTGTGTTCAGTGTACATACCTGCCGAGCATCTGCCCCTTGCCGGCGAAGGCCTGCGACTTGGCCGCGGGCGCGGGCTCGTGGCGCCGGTCCTCCAGCGACACTCGCACCGCGCCAGCGCCGCCGAGGCTCGCAGGAATTTCCCTAAAACCACATCAATTCgtcattcaaaataatttccGAAACACATTTTAAAGATTTATCTAGGTCTATTAAGTTaggatatattatttttatttatttttttattttatttttctttatttagaaacaaacagtctcttatattgataaatttttacaatatagggtaatagacttatagacctacagtttccttaaatatagtatgaaaaccatataacctaaatatatatatttactaaactaaacctgaaattctaagttgccaaattgaagttacaaataatgctcgtacatcctaacaaaaataaaagcaaagatgaagtacattgcaataacactattaacaaacaattattgtaattaaagttAACTATCTAATTTAAGTCCATTAATACATTTCAATGTAAGTTGTTTGAAACTACCGAACTTTTCACtgaaaatatctacattttgaaacttatcatCATACATCCTGCATGCTCTTCTAATGAAACCGTTTCTCGCATATGCGGTTCAACTACGAGGAATATAAAAGAGGTTCTTCTTTCTACATGCTCGCTCACAACGACGGGGTACTCTAAATGAAACAGATTTTAATAACTCAGGGGCGTCGATGATGTTGTTAATGACTTTATAGAGAATTATAATATCAGTGCGTTCGCGATTATCGTTCGGATCATACAGCGATTAGAACGAAAGCAGTAGCGCTGCCTCTGTCACACCTAACAACACTCACCCGCGGCGTATGCTGTCTAAGAACTCTGCATGTTCGGGGTCGGTGTAGGAGCGCACGGGGCCCTCGTCCACGGTAAAGCCCTCTCTATACAGACGCAGGCGCACGGCGCGGATGTCTTCCCCTTGCGACTGCGCGCCCGGTGCCGACACTGGCTCGTGGTCATCTGATGTCTGTCCTAAAATTACAATCATTTATATACAACAGGAAATATTTATGACTTTTTTTCCAGTTTTATGGGCAATCATTCGATCCTGTAGAAATCATAAGATTAAATTAGCCACTACTTTCATCCATGTTTAGATGCCTAACTAAACCTATCTGAAAGATACATCCTCCATACATTGGAAACATGCAAAATTATCATGCAACAATTATTGGTTGCTTACCAAGTCTGTAGCCAGTACCACTAAAGGCGCCACCGCGGCCTCGGCTAGCCGTTGTTGGCTCGTCTTCAAACACCACGGCCCCGCGCCTGTGGATCAAACAAGTAGAAGATTAGTACTACCCTGTCAacctatacatataaaaatgttCCGTTTAGATACTGACACTATGCATAGCCTACACTACAGCTCTGGTTTCCTGGGATAACGGTGTCGTAATATAGCGGCCGTAATATTACGGACGCAAAAATAATGTTCCTTCAATCACCACCCTCTAGGAAACTGCGACATATTGTATACATTGACAACGTTTTAGCGACCGCCTGCCGCGTTCTAGTGAACGTTCACCGCTGTATTACGACCGCCATATGACGGCACGCACAACGGAGCTAAAGGGGGGTAGTCTACGGCAACTTTTTGCAGCGATTCAGAAGCGCGATAATGGCAATGCAAAATCTCGGGGGCACGACCGTGTCCCCGCCAAGACAAGACAAAGAGCAAAAGACAGTACCTATCTTTTCTCGGCACGTTTCGTCGTATCGTATTTACGTGTGCGAGGGTATATAGATCGCTTAgctcataagttctgtcacaaaggttttgactgataaaagcttgccatgatttgaaagcttgttatatgctgatcaaaacgtaaattagtttaaaatttggatcgcatctttatttactacttgtttactttaggATTTTTGTTAAAcgcaaatacgcggctggattgtggaAAATTATTCTTTACataagggagtaaaaatcagtggcatattaataacaattgtattgtttatttgtatgaacccaCTTtcttagaacgttattttaacaccagcatttagttctccgacaagtctgtactttaGCTattacccttcaaacttagggtacttttcagtgacactAATTTCTGACTACAACCCAaagagtaggtttggtaaaacacgtacagttgcaattttggcaattcaatatacatgaattatatatgttaagaaagataaaagatccagctttTGTATTATGTAAGATTCcaccatgtaaaaaaaatttgggatAAAATCACCTCGAACAGAACtgttattatattgtaaataatacaacattaaaaaacccatatatcttatacctttaaacgagcaattcttgtatatatatatttctgtgatctcggaaacggctctaacgatttcggcgaaatttggtataggggggtttttgggggtatacaatctatctagattagtcttatgtttgggaaaacgcgtgttttcatgcgtttttctttcgacgcagaatatggtcgctaatttcgtgttgccggtcactgtccgtctggtccagtgggttaagacgcggactgctaaacgagtgttatgggttcgaatctcgcctggtgactaacttttgtttttttttatatgttcaagtttatatataattttttaatttttattgttttagacaagtttaatttagtaaaaaaatgtagttaaaattatcacctatacaccaccatattacaataaatagttataaccgaacaacgctcggtcgcccaggtactatgaataataagggatctgtgcctgtagcttttttatcagtcaaaacctttgtgacagaacttatgacctgactaagtatataACATATGACCAGAGAGAATTGCTGCAAAAAAAGTCACTAAATCATTGAAAATGGGACCATGACATTTGAAACATTTATTCATCTCCTCCCTATGTATCCTTTCTGGATAGTTTTTGAAACTTAATCCCTAAGGGGCCAAAAAATGGTTTCAAGGTTTTAACAACTTcttaatttacagaataatcttaATTTGCGTAGGTAGTGTTAGATTTTTGGACtaagcttgttgcggattttatcTTATACATTTTCAATGAAGCCTGTGGTAGATTATAacttatgtagattggacgaagtttgttgtgGATTCCGTTTAGTACCTATGCTTTTGACAAAGCCTGCACTGTGGATTTAGATGATGGTTGTGTTTTAGTACTTATATTTtcggttaataaatatttacagaaGGCTAACCTCCTTTTCATAAACACTTAACTTCAGCTAGTTAAAAATGCtctaagtataaaatgaaatacTCACTCTCTGACACTTTTGAACATCTCAGTGACTATATCTTTTCTGTTCTTGCCTGGTCCAATGATCTGCTGGCCAGATCTTTCGGACCCGCCCGCATAGAATGCTTGCCCTGAAACAATTTGAATAATGTATTCTTAATTATATCTTAAATGCTGAATGATCAAATTAtattccttatttattttaattttaattcctgCCGAGACAATACTACAATTTTCTTATCTGGAAAAAATACCTCTTAagcaataagaccgcctgttgttatccaatggttttttttgtctgtaatttttttttggaaactatttaaagtgtgtaataaagagtattgtattgtatcctGACAATGTTCTGGAGAAATGCACATCTCTTAACACACCTGTATTGCTTTCTCCTTTTAATCTTGCAATTTCTGCCTTGAGCGCTTGATTCTCATTTGTCAATATGCAAATATTctcttttaattgttttatctcATCCTCAGGAGATAAACTCTCACAGACAACATCTGGACGTTCTGAGTAACTTTTGCTTGTTGATGGATTATCCATACTTTTACTTGTAGATGGCATGTTTATGTTATCAGTATTCTTTTTGGAACATGAAGCAATGTCACAATATAAATGATAGTCTTTTTCTGTTTCCCAAACCGCTTTCACTGATGTCAAAACATTTTGTTTAACATTAGTGTTTTGCTctctatatataaatatttttacgcaatctatgatatttttatacaaaatagtagTAAATTATGTACTAATATCATTAATATTCTCTGTAATATCTTGTTCTTCGGCGGTATTTTTCAATGCTTGTTCAAAAACCATTCGGAAATAGGTAATAGACAACCCACCTTCATCGTCATCACTGGAGCTCTCCTGCTGGAGCGACCCTAATGTCGCGAAGTTTCCAGTGGGCTTCTTTTTCTCCTTCTTCTGTCGCAACGGAGACGCCGGCGGGGACTCCATGTCGCTGTCCGACAGCGTCGGCAACGACACTGGAGTAGCCGTAGGTATAGGCGCCTCGTCTACACTTCCTCCGTGCTCGTAGAAACTAGATAACGCTACCTGAAATACCAGAATAAACACAATAATACTTAAACAAGTGAAAACAGGTATCATACACTAAAATTTAACAGTACAAACTCATAAAAATcacaaacaaaaatttaagCAACTCACGTCAAGCTGCCAATTCGACGATTCCAAAAAGAAACGACTGCGAGTTTCATCGGCGCCGGTCACGTCACAAAACTGTCGTAATGTGTCCTCCTTATTAGCCGACATGCTAACGAATAGTGTAATTTATTGTCTTAATAAAACTAAACACATAAAAATACCGACTCGTTGCAATGGATGACGGTTCAGAAtttttgacatttcatttcatttagaGATTAGAGGCAAAGGAAGTATTAAAGCATACATACcaatttaaaaccaaaaaacTAAAAGTCATAATGCTGTCTGTTCTTAAGTGTAATAATTACAACTCACAGTTTTGAtgttatattatgatttatttaggttttatgcCTGTCCTTGTATTAATATTGCGAATATTTCCCGTAAAAAGCAGTGTGCTTTCAATTACTTTAGTCTCCATGtgatttattgaataaaaaaaaaacaaatgtcaatgtcaacatAATGTCACATTCAGCAGCTGCAATGCAATCTGCAATGCCCAATTTGCTCATCATAGGCTgagaaataaaacttttattgtCTTGTTCTctttctttaaattttttacaataattcgTAAGTGaacaattacaatatttattcgATTTTCTGTTATACAACTCCAAAGTGCGTCTGAAACTTACTAAATCGTTGCAGATGTCGCCAAATTAATGAAGACTCCACGAAAGTCGTCAGGGTCCATCATGAGGAAATATTACCAACTTATACTCATCATAGTGTGCTTCGTCAGCATCGTGACGCTTCTTATTTACCGGCACGAATACTACCGACTGCGATATGTTCTCGAAGTGCTCAACTTTTTCGGGAAGCCCGGTTTGTCCGAGATCGAGTTTTGCGGACCGGGCTTCAATGCTACGATGCTCACGGAGATAATGCGGAACTCGTCGATGGAAGTGAGGGAGACGCCGCCGCTGTTCCAACAGATTGACGACAATTTCTACGCGTACTCGTCGTTTTTGCGCTCGTATCAGAAGTACGAGAAGCTCACGCCTCACGCACACAACATAGACACTATCGTCATTGGACGAGCGAACGCACGTCCTAATTTCCGCTGTAACATCTGGCTAGAGAACAGTTCCAAACATAAAGTAGGCACATTTAGTTTCAAAACAATCTCCCAGCCTATCAATGGCTTCAGATTATTCGTATTTCAGTGCTCATTAAGCCAAAACTTAGGTAAATTAAAAGGCATAAGCTTCTATGCCAATGACTACAAAGTAAGTCCAATTCATGCACCGATAAATAGACTGATTGATGTAACTACAAAAAGGAAATCAAGACCCATGAGGTACACAAACAACATCAAATTTATCAACAATGTTGTACCAGCTATGTGCATCATCCCAAACCAAGTGCCAATAGTCTCCAGAGACTCCCTCATAGAGTCCTTGGTGTTTCACCACATGATGGGTGTCAACTCGTTCACCATTTATGACAGTCTAATCTCTGAGGACATTGTAAAAAGACTGAATTTGGTACCAAGTGATATTACTCAATGGGACATCCAGTTTTTCCCCTTAAATTTCCCTTTCAACTTTGCCAAAAGTTATGACATAGTCAAGCAGGCAATAGAGCTGGATTGTCTCTTTCGGCACTTTAAGTTAGACAAAGAAGACACAAACAAGGCAAGTCATGCTATTGTCATTTCCTGGGATGAGTTTCTTGTTCCCCGCATCCACAACAGTTTAAAAGCTGTCATCTCTGATTTTGACCCGACCTACAAGCAGAAATCAATTACAGTTGAGCCTTTGTTATTCTGCTTAAATCAGAATGATGATGACAACTCAGAAGTTGGTTATCCAGACATTATGAAAAAGACGCACTACTACCAACTACCACAGGAGAAAAAGCGGCCAGTGTATATAAGAAATTTAGACTCCATGACCACGTTTGAGGACATTTTCAATGCTACCACTACCACCGGGCAAGCAATACCTGCCAATTTGCTAgctgtacacaaatatacaGAATGCAGGGACCCAAACAGCTACCATCCGAGAGGTGTAGGTTTCAATGAGACGCAGATGGAAGTGTTCCGGAACAAATATGAAGCAGCCATGATGAAGTTTGGACCGAGCTTGGTGAGCAATAAGATTTACAGACTGTACAGATCAGGGCAAATTTGGGAGAAAACAGCTAATGACAATGTTAGGGATATGCTGTAAAAAATTCTTTAACATTTTGGTAAATAATATCTAAGCTTATGTAAGATGGGATGCCTGTATGGGTTTAAAGAATAAGATAAGTTAAATAGGCATTTATTGAACAGCAATATAGTTGACAGAGAGAATGTTGATGAATGTTGTTGATTATTATAGACTGATGTTCGACACAGTTGATACAATTAATGAGTTATGTGTTGGATCAGcaatgttatgagttatgaaccctttaccgcatacaaAGTCACATATGGCGGATATAATATTCAAGtctattaaagttcgaatttcaacaaatattttttattacatgcagtAAGGGGTTAAGagtcgttctcattttaaaactatgtgttggattataatgaaactttgcacttGCTTTacacatataatgacatgaggtatatctagtcctgtaatcaGGTTATATAGCTTCAGattacaaaacaaatgaaatagagcaaaaacgaACAACTTAAATTCACTGTATGTTtataactatggtatctgaagctacataaattaattacccagctagatataccttatcctattgtaagtacaaagttttagaGCAATTTAGCtggtcgttttaaaatgagagcgcaactacgtttgtatggagaaccgagcttactAGGGACTCTTAAAACTCCGAAGCCTGTTCATTACATTACATCTTAAACTAACAACGTAATCACATAATGTCTGGGCAAGTCAGACCACTAACCGCAATAGGTATGCCTTAAATCACAAGTGCCATGGAATAGTTAAGTAACTTCTCAGTATTTCCCTGTAGTGACGACAAAGCAATCCCAACCTTTTGTGGTTAGCAACAGAGTTGCATTTTTTACTGATAGTTGTTGTTATTTGATTGAACATTTATTTGACGTTTTAGATGGCCTTCTAGTTAGTCAGAACTGTAACAGTTAATACAAGGAGACAGTCAATATGTCCAAATTAATCATACCTACTAATAGAGTAAAAGTATGAATACTCTTTAAAAAGGTGTTGAGATATATTTAAACACTTAGATTACAGCAGTGTGCATTACCTTAACCTTCTTAGAAAATAATGCTTGAaatgcattgacatatatctaaagacgtgtcttacgggcaataagaattcgagtcaatcgtgcagCCCAacaccacaacgcgattggttggtAAGTTTGTATCACACGCgcaattggtcgcaactagttgcgttagactgcacgattggctcgaattcgtgaatgacaccactaaactagcaccattcttagtgcccgtaaggtccttagatatatgtcaatgttgaaattatataagtaactataacttttacaataatattaaactgCCAATAGACGGGATAGTTAAATAGTGATCTAGATTATCTGTTTTTAAATATGATGTTTATGTCCACGCAAATATCTGTTAAATTTTCactacatactacatatatcaaGCTTATGGTTTTGCGATAACGCGTGGTTGAGACGCTTGTAATAGTCTGAGAGCTAGCCCCGAAAAAATGCATAGGTACTGTGTCTATAAGTATGATATTATATAAGACTGCATGGTTAGTATTTGTAAGATATTTACAGTAATTAAAATTGTGATACTAACAACACTATGATATATTGAACAGAAAATATGATTGCCTCTCTAAATGTAACTCGCTAAATTACAGTTCCCTTCACATATTTCCCGTAAACTTTGGCTTAACAAAactgtatttacttattttttattgtacaataatataataattaactaatcatttgatttagaaaaaataactgattagccgggtccacacagcgagcatacgcgcgaggcaatttcctcacgcacaatacggccggtgtagacgtgcctcgggccgtattgtgcgtgaggaaattgcctcgcgcgtatgctcgttctgtgtggacccggctattttcGTGACAGAAAGTtcttatgtacttacttacttatacagggtgattcaggatacgtgagcaggatcaagcttgagcattcagtaagttataagcaactgtttcataccagtatttgtgagattaacgttgttttattttttactgttcaaaaaaaatgttttaatttatttacgccatgtatggtcaccctctttgttttatccataacaagtgacaaattgaatgtcatcgtagtctggttacttttgaaaaatcgtatctcactcaagtgtgacattttgttttcttcataactgctgtcataacggttaaagaggttttatctttcttaattaagtgttgtaccTCGTATATCCCGAAAACCGTGGTTCTATCGATTCCGTACGTCTCCGAAATGGGTAATATCCACCATCTGTCGTTTACGTTTGGGCAAAGTATGTACTCCGTTATTTCTGGCTATGATAGGTGTTCGTGCGAACTCATTGTGTGATTGTGGGCTTGATGAGGGCAACTTGGACCACATTTTCTTTGCATGCTCAAAGTGTAGCTACTCACTGTACGATGTATTGCCCGATAATGTTCCACGACCTATATGCTTCAGCTCGCTACTTTGTTACATGGATCCTATTCTAACTTCTatcctaattaaatatttacaagcaaataacattaaactataaataaagtattatcttttcagacctaattatatatctttaattttatacacactctacattatacatttatatggtTTTCTTCTCTCTCACTTCCTTCATGTTGGCACTATTAACGTTCTGTCATCCGCTTCCCGCTTATTTGCTAACAATTGTATACGTCATGTGTTCGTTTGTGATGTCCAtaacaattatttgttttttaggtTCTCCCTACCACATCCTTCCACAAGCTCAAAATATTACCGAACATTCTCCTCTCGTGTGAAAGTCAACACCGACATTGGCGAAttcaccctgtgcaaattggcagggagtaaaagccagaagaaaaaaaaaaaaaaaaaaaaaaaattaagtgttgtagggtgtccatgattgtagattatcaaatttgtccttcccaaaaagttaaataacagaaataaagcgagattgttttacttaaatatgatgatgaacggttcattaacatttactgattgtgtatgcttagtcctgctcacgtctcatgaatcaccctgtatatcctAATCCGAAATGTATGTAAGTAATTTCTACATGAAGTTATTGCCTATAAATGTAGAAAGTATGCGAAATCGCCGTAGCTAATCTAAGCAAGTTTGCTCGCAATATAAAATTGGTATAGTTGCACTACACCTAGAAATTTGTATAAACTataagtctgtatctttaggtattttaaagaatgtaaacaaaccagaATTTGGTATTTTATTGGGCAAGGAAATCTTCAAGTAAATTAATTCAATGTGCCTAGAGATGGGTAGgagtgagtaaatactgagtatttatcAGTAtttactgagtatttactcaaagtACTcgataaatactcgtatttactcatttaggtgagtaaaaacgattgctaataaaatatttaaaaaagtaagatttaagaacttgttttttattgaacaGTGTTTTATTAAGgcttttttaatgaaaactcaaaaatggctcaaccggtcatgttcaaagtatttttttgttagtactcatactatttttcgttaatcTATCTACGGCTAATCTCCGGATATTTTATTGAACTTTGATTTGAAAGTTAAAGAGGGATAAACATTTTTTCGGCCTTTAGAAACGGGTTTCTTCCAAAAGTATTCAATCTATTTACTCACTACCCATCTCTAGTTGTTCCAAAACTTACAGAGTTTTACTATGATATATTACTTACTCAACATAACAACGAAGCTGATGTAATCGCGCTATTTTGTTAATAGAAATATATCGGGATGATTTGATTAatcaatagtaatttagttttgtaatatttgctagTACTTCGCCCTAGTAAAGAACCTAAAACGAGATTGAATAATTACCCTTAATTAGCCGAGGAACAGATCTAGGcagttttctttgttttttttttaatgatatattctgatggtaagcgattaccgccgcccattgacacctgcaataccagaggggttgtaagtgcgttgccggtccttaagatgggagtacgctcttttctggaagttttgaaggtcgtatcggtccggaaataccgcaggcgccagttcattccacagtttagctgagcgaggcaggaagtttctggagaaacgcacagttgaggactgccaaccatctaagtggtgaggatggaaatgttgtcgcgtaaggcgatggcgaaaagaagcggcagggattaatcgaacaatcctcggagcactccccgttatacatgcgatagaaaatgcagagcgaggccacatctctacgcagcgccaaggagtcaagccgatccgaaacaCGCTGGCAGTCCACAATTCAATTCGCTCTTAGTTGGATGCAGTCCAGAGgtagaagctggtactggggtgcccctgcccatagatgagaacagtattccatgtgctaTTTGGTTGgttacttaacaaaaaaaaagtttcaagtACTCGAAAATATAACAACacattgtttatatttatttagctacctaaagatacagacttaATATCAGCCATTGTAAATTGTTTCTGAATTCTATATCTGTCTTCTCGGTATGTTAttaaaagaatataaataaacaaaaccactctgtcaaaatgttaataatattgcCTGAATATTTCGAGGTTTTGTTTACTTCTAAAAACCTACCTAAATGAACAGGTGGTCGAGATTAAGTagaatttgtttttataaacattaaatataaacctaagcttttgtttaatattgtatttttgttacCTGTAAATATAATAGTCCACATAGAAGCAGCTGCCTCGAGAGGAAATTGTCACGCAAAGCGTATCGGTCTGTGAAGAAGTAAGCCCTTTACCGACTTGAGCGGGCGCACGGTGCGGGTGAGCGAATcaacgaaaaatagtataagcaacgctaactggcgacggattttacctaccgCGCAAGTCGGCGAAGGGCCGTACCGTGCCTCGCTCGTGGGAAACTCACGCACGGAAATTTCCTCGATATGCGTCTCATCCTGTTGAATTTACTTAATCTCATTCCCAGGCTCTTAACGCAAAACGCCTGTATGATAGCGATGTTGCAATTATGAGGCCCAGTCtgaatatccttattgatagatatcAAAGTGATAGTTTTACCaataacatttactttttatatcCAAACAATTTGGTTTGGCGAAATTactaaactcatataacatgttttccttcttttggtTCAGAattgcgtggttaaaatctttcgggttcctcgtacatttttttttttaaacatttatggcctggatgcgagtcctttaagccaagGTTCCTCGTACAGCACAGACGgggttttttgtttgttgtataCGAACACAAGATTAGTGAGGaataacagtaaaataaaaatcgaaatGATTCTAAGTAAATGTTTATTCATTCATCTATTCTAAATACAAAGCGGACGTGGTCCGCGAATCGTCACAGAAAGTTGACAAAATATACTAAAATCACTCGCAAAGTGACCAACGAAACGTATAcacatacaattaaatttaatatcaatacTAGACGAAGTAAATGAGCATAACATTGAGCAATACATCTCTGTATTGTCGTTATTACAACGAAAACTGGAGGGATCCAAGGAGTAAAGTAATTTGTTTAAAGCTTAATAGTTAAATATTGCCACGAAATAACTTAGTTACAGCCACGGCCAATAGCTGCTCCTGCTAAACCTATCTTTAAACATGTGGTACCTATAGTATACTACAgcaatttaaactaaattttcGTCCACCTGATAAACAAAACTGCGCTGTCACCGACAAAAGTAATACAGAATAAACTACCTCGCGAGGAATTGCCACGCGAAGCATATCAGTTGTTCATTAAAACAAGTGTTCAGACGATATATACAAAGATCCATAGCACACAAACAATTGAAATGAGTTAACAACGATTACAGATTTAATGTGGTAACCATTTCTTCACCGTAACGTTTAcgtaatttattgttattgagCTTTTGCGACATCTGTTTTTATATGTTGTACACATTTCACTTTTATTCACAATTTAATAACCACACAATTTACTTGTGGAAATTATAAACGGTTTAGTTCAGATATcataatgattaaaattaaaattctgaGAGTAATTACAATGTCAGTGACACGCGTAAGAAACAATATAATGTTCCTCTCAATATAGATGCACtatgaacaaataaataatagaggAACGTATATTAGGTACCTTGAAACGCAACGTTACGAGTATTTAAGAAGGCACGGACGATACCCGCTGAGAACTAGGTCACATGTGTAACCGGTGAATATTACATATTCTTGCTGTAGAATTTAGTTGTTCCCTAAATACATAGCATTGCCAGGAGCGAAATCATAACAGGTATTTCTTCAAACATTCGGTAAGGACCTTTAGcaacaaaaaagtaatttggttgtaattacacaaaaactGCTTAATTATAGTATTTTGAGAGTTTTGCGTTTTGCAATGCGTGTATTTAGAACTGAAGGAAAGTTTTATACAATtcatatatttgaatttttaaagtgaagtgtaataaataatttatccgTTATCACTTCATTGGagaatatgaaaatattttgtattctgATTACAATCAACCCTCAAAGGAGTTCAATAAgttaaatgcaatattatgcttAGATCTATATTAGCAAAAATACCCAAGGAATAAAACTTTACATCTATAAGGAACAATAACATTAAATGCTTTTTCTGGCCATTGCTTGTAATAATCTTTAGATAGCAACATTTACGTCGAACAAGAAATATTGTTGGTGATGTTGCTAGGTAGTATGCATatgatattttgtgaaatatttaAGGAAACAATGGCCGAAAAGAATATATTTCAAA harbors:
- the LOC133516482 gene encoding NSFL1 cofactor p47, producing MSANKEDTLRQFCDVTGADETRSRFFLESSNWQLDVALSSFYEHGGSVDEAPIPTATPVSLPTLSDSDMESPPASPLRQKKEKKKPTGNFATLGSLQQESSSDDDEGQAFYAGGSERSGQQIIGPGKNRKDIVTEMFKSVRERGAVVFEDEPTTASRGRGGAFSGTGYRLGQTSDDHEPVSAPGAQSQGEDIRAVRLRLYREGFTVDEGPVRSYTDPEHAEFLDSIRRGEIPASLGGAGAVRVSLEDRRHEPAPAAKSQAFAGKGQMLGSPTPPVVGAPAAVGTPAAAAADRDANTRAAQAAVQLDDTQPATSIQFRLADGSRVAGRFNLSHTVADLRQFVARAEPAYQARPFLLLTSYPSAELADSAATVQQANLANSTLLQRLK
- the LOC133516474 gene encoding uncharacterized protein LOC133516474, with product MKTPRKSSGSIMRKYYQLILIIVCFVSIVTLLIYRHEYYRLRYVLEVLNFFGKPGLSEIEFCGPGFNATMLTEIMRNSSMEVRETPPLFQQIDDNFYAYSSFLRSYQKYEKLTPHAHNIDTIVIGRANARPNFRCNIWLENSSKHKVGTFSFKTISQPINGFRLFVFQCSLSQNLGKLKGISFYANDYKVSPIHAPINRLIDVTTKRKSRPMRYTNNIKFINNVVPAMCIIPNQVPIVSRDSLIESLVFHHMMGVNSFTIYDSLISEDIVKRLNLVPSDITQWDIQFFPLNFPFNFAKSYDIVKQAIELDCLFRHFKLDKEDTNKASHAIVISWDEFLVPRIHNSLKAVISDFDPTYKQKSITVEPLLFCLNQNDDDNSEVGYPDIMKKTHYYQLPQEKKRPVYIRNLDSMTTFEDIFNATTTTGQAIPANLLAVHKYTECRDPNSYHPRGVGFNETQMEVFRNKYEAAMMKFGPSLVSNKIYRLYRSGQIWEKTANDNVRDML